One genomic segment of Calditerricola satsumensis includes these proteins:
- a CDS encoding helix-turn-helix domain-containing protein, translating into MIGERLRRLRKKHGWTAKEVGKRLGIAESTVSGYENGHRSPPLDLLVRFADLYGVSTDYLLGRTDHPAFIGRANTENVRVPEPLWGIMRESLPNEEATFLYEFLNAPHAKRRQVMRYWRFLQLEEEENP; encoded by the coding sequence ATGATTGGGGAACGCCTGCGCCGCTTGCGCAAAAAACACGGCTGGACGGCAAAGGAAGTGGGCAAGCGTCTCGGCATCGCCGAGTCAACCGTTTCGGGCTACGAGAACGGCCACCGGTCCCCTCCGCTCGATCTCCTCGTCCGCTTTGCCGATCTGTACGGCGTCTCGACGGACTACCTGCTCGGCCGCACCGACCATCCCGCCTTCATCGGTCGGGCCAACACGGAAAACGTGAGGGTCCCGGAACCCTTGTGGGGCATCATGCGGGAGTCGCTGCCCAATGAAGAGGCCACCTTTCTGTACGAGTTTCTCAACGCGCCGCACGCGAAGCGGCGCCAGGTGATGCGGTACTGGCGATTCCTGCAGCTCGAAGAGGAGGAGAACCCGTAA
- a CDS encoding helix-turn-helix transcriptional regulator, with translation MKSLLRQARESRGLTVEEVAAQLGIPPGYYSQIERGERSVSAERAERIARVLGVSVESVFTPLRYARRLGPCSRQDSSY, from the coding sequence ATGAAGAGCTTGCTTCGTCAAGCGCGTGAATCGCGGGGCCTAACGGTGGAGGAGGTCGCGGCGCAGTTGGGCATCCCGCCGGGCTACTATTCGCAAATTGAACGCGGCGAGCGAAGCGTCAGCGCCGAGCGGGCCGAGCGGATCGCCAGGGTGCTGGGCGTTTCCGTTGAGTCCGTCTTTACGCCGCTGCGCTATGCCCGTCGTCTGGGGCCGTGTTCCCGTCAGGACTCCTCATACTGA
- a CDS encoding uracil-DNA glycosylase — protein sequence MQLRPAATLDELRAQVLDCTACRLCQSRTQVVFGEGNPHSPLMIVGEGPGATEDEMGRPFVGKAGQLLNRILEAAGIRREAIYITNIVKCRPPGNRTPEYDEMMTCIAILRAQFKLIRPKILVLLGAAPTRAILDKNARITQVRGTWWERKGVRIMPTYHPAYLLRNPTKKREAWEDWQKVRDAYVALLAEQGEPSGRNVG from the coding sequence ATGCAACTTCGACCGGCTGCAACCCTCGACGAATTGCGCGCCCAGGTTCTGGACTGCACGGCGTGCCGCCTGTGTCAGAGCCGCACGCAGGTGGTGTTTGGCGAAGGCAATCCGCACTCTCCGCTCATGATTGTCGGAGAGGGCCCAGGGGCAACCGAAGACGAGATGGGGCGCCCCTTTGTGGGCAAAGCGGGGCAGCTTTTGAACCGCATTCTCGAAGCGGCCGGGATTCGGCGCGAGGCGATCTACATTACGAACATCGTCAAGTGTCGCCCGCCCGGCAACAGGACGCCCGAATACGATGAGATGATGACGTGCATCGCCATCTTGCGCGCGCAATTCAAGCTGATTCGCCCCAAAATTCTGGTGCTCCTTGGCGCCGCGCCCACCCGCGCGATTCTGGACAAGAACGCGCGCATCACCCAGGTTCGCGGCACGTGGTGGGAGCGCAAGGGCGTGCGCATCATGCCGACGTACCATCCGGCCTACTTGCTCCGCAATCCGACCAAGAAGCGTGAAGCGTGGGAAGACTGGCAGAAGGTGCGCGACGCGTACGTCGCCCTCCTTGCGGAACAAGGGGAGCCGTCGGGTCGTAACGTGGGGTGA
- a CDS encoding FTR1 family iron permease produces the protein MNVQAFLIMFREALEALLVVGILTTYLKKLGRPDFTKWVWTGVAGALLSSLLVAFLFQVVLTSFAMMGSEHYLKIAIMIISGLLLTHMVLWLGEQMKDVRGETERKLAAILSAGSAWAMVMHAYLVVLREGIETVFFFAAISQGDISAALQSWGALLGIVCAAAVCWVVFRTTMRFPLKTFFRVTSVFMMLIAAGLLAKAVRLMQDFGLIGSVMPEVFNLVTILPEHPVDEMHLIRDHGIEPLISAQVGVFLAGVFGYTHHPSLEVLVTYLGYYVVVFALLRAKRKRSKAESAKLAAGGVSGAHRRAAEATGNPSVTP, from the coding sequence GTGAACGTTCAGGCCTTTTTGATCATGTTTCGCGAAGCGCTGGAAGCGCTGCTCGTGGTGGGCATCTTGACAACCTATTTGAAGAAGCTGGGGCGTCCGGATTTCACCAAGTGGGTGTGGACCGGCGTGGCCGGCGCGCTGTTGTCGAGCCTGTTGGTGGCCTTCCTGTTTCAAGTTGTCCTTACCAGCTTTGCCATGATGGGCAGCGAACATTACCTGAAAATCGCCATCATGATCATCTCGGGCCTCCTGCTCACCCATATGGTGTTGTGGCTGGGCGAGCAGATGAAGGATGTGCGCGGGGAAACGGAGCGGAAGCTGGCGGCGATCCTGTCGGCTGGCAGCGCGTGGGCCATGGTGATGCACGCGTACCTGGTCGTGCTGCGCGAAGGAATCGAGACGGTGTTTTTCTTCGCCGCCATCAGCCAGGGAGACATCTCGGCCGCTCTGCAGAGCTGGGGGGCGCTGCTCGGCATTGTCTGCGCGGCGGCGGTCTGCTGGGTGGTGTTCCGCACCACGATGCGCTTTCCCCTGAAGACGTTCTTTCGGGTCACCTCGGTTTTCATGATGCTCATCGCCGCCGGCCTCTTGGCCAAAGCGGTTCGCCTGATGCAGGATTTTGGTCTGATCGGCAGCGTGATGCCGGAGGTTTTTAATCTCGTCACCATCCTGCCGGAGCACCCCGTCGACGAGATGCACTTGATCCGCGACCACGGGATTGAGCCGCTCATCAGCGCGCAGGTGGGCGTCTTCCTCGCCGGCGTTTTTGGGTACACGCACCATCCGTCCCTCGAGGTGCTCGTGACGTACCTCGGGTATTACGTGGTGGTGTTCGCCTTGCTGCGCGCGAAACGAAAGCGCAGCAAGGCGGAATCCGCAAAGTTGGCGGCCGGCGGCGTTTCCGGAGCGCACCGGCGCGCGGCGGAGGCGACAGGCAATCCGTCGGTTACGCCATAA
- a CDS encoding B3/B4 domain-containing protein has translation MNPLRLVIDPELNRRLPGLRLLVTWVDEAHVTPTPAALRGRIELFHEHLRLTYEDAGALERIPGVRAWRDAFRALGIDPARYRPSGEALLRRILQRKPLGWINAAVDLNNFLSIQYGLPCGIYNRNALVGDAVLRLGRAEERYLGLNGRENGCAGKPVLADAVGPFGSPIVDAERTKVTEGTHNLLHVAYLPPGFPDADIERARDEAADLFAKVTGAAAIRQDVMA, from the coding sequence GTGAACCCGTTGCGGTTGGTGATCGACCCCGAACTGAACCGCCGCTTGCCCGGCTTGCGCCTGCTGGTCACCTGGGTGGACGAGGCCCACGTAACGCCCACGCCGGCGGCGCTCCGCGGGCGCATCGAGCTGTTCCACGAGCACCTGCGCCTGACCTACGAAGACGCCGGCGCGCTGGAGCGCATCCCCGGCGTGCGCGCCTGGCGCGACGCCTTCCGGGCCCTGGGCATCGACCCGGCCCGCTATCGGCCGTCGGGCGAAGCCCTGCTGCGGCGCATCCTCCAGCGCAAGCCGCTCGGGTGGATCAACGCCGCCGTCGACCTCAACAACTTTCTCTCCATCCAGTATGGCCTTCCCTGCGGCATCTACAATCGGAACGCCCTGGTCGGTGATGCGGTCTTGCGCCTTGGCCGCGCCGAGGAACGCTACCTTGGCCTCAACGGGCGCGAGAACGGCTGCGCCGGGAAACCCGTCCTCGCCGATGCCGTCGGGCCCTTCGGCAGCCCCATCGTGGATGCCGAACGCACCAAGGTAACGGAGGGGACCCACAACCTCCTCCACGTGGCCTACCTTCCTCCCGGTTTCCCCGATGCGGACATCGAGCGCGCCCGCGACGAGGCGGCCGACCTGTTTGCCAAGGTGACGGGCGCCGCCGCCATCCGCCAAGACGTTATGGCGTAA
- a CDS encoding dihydrofolate reductase → MIVLVAAMGRNRVIGKAGGLPWHLPADLAHFRRLTTGKVVLMGRKTFEAIGRALPNRVNVILTRRRDWRPEGGTVVHSVAEALARFGGEDLYVIGGATVFRQFLPLADRMHLTHIDVEADGDAWFPPFDEAEWAVVAREKGPKDAQNPYDYWFVEYRRRR, encoded by the coding sequence GTGATCGTTCTGGTGGCGGCCATGGGGCGAAATCGCGTCATCGGCAAAGCGGGCGGCTTGCCCTGGCATCTGCCGGCCGATCTGGCCCATTTCCGGCGGCTGACGACGGGAAAGGTCGTGCTGATGGGCCGCAAAACCTTTGAGGCCATCGGGAGGGCGCTTCCCAACCGCGTGAACGTGATCCTCACGCGGCGGCGCGACTGGCGGCCCGAAGGGGGAACGGTCGTCCATTCCGTGGCCGAGGCCTTGGCGCGCTTCGGCGGAGAGGACCTGTATGTGATTGGGGGGGCTACGGTGTTTCGCCAGTTCCTGCCGCTGGCGGACCGCATGCACCTGACGCACATCGACGTGGAGGCAGACGGGGATGCCTGGTTTCCGCCCTTTGACGAGGCGGAGTGGGCGGTGGTCGCCAGGGAGAAGGGCCCGAAAGACGCGCAAAACCCCTATGACTACTGGTTTGTGGAGTACCGGAGGCGGCGCTGA
- a CDS encoding ABC-ATPase domain-containing protein, producing MERLRAILQRIDGRGYKAYKDLEGTYRGDGFTLFIDHVQGDPFAPPSRIRVRIPLARTGIARETFATPWRKTALEDFLARSVYRAIGRLSQRRGTGKSGLVAIDAPGQEVLPRTAVVVTEEAVELRLSVGLPARGRTVLGREALAMFAEDIPALVRRGVLERDEEALRRHLELSDQQEAIRRFLREHGYVAFVADGAILPRESGVSDKPMRGPGVIPFVSPPSLAVEIPVPHRDKPLRGMAIPRGVTLIVGGGYHGKSTLLKALERGVYNHIPGDGREYVITDETAVKIRAEDGRSVIGVNLSPFIHNLPFGKDTTNFCTEDASGSTSQAANILEALEAGSRVLLIDEDTSATNFMIRDARMQALVAKEKEPITPFVDTVRPLFETCGVSTILVVGGSGDYFDVADTVIRMDAYTAHDATEEAKRIAREMRTARRPEGGERFGPLTPRIVLPTSFDAHRGKKEKVEAKGLHSILYGTATIDLSAVEQLVDTSQTRAIAYILRWMDKVGADGKKTLAELLDEVFALIAEKGLDAISPFFGQHPGDLALPRRFEVAAAVNRLRTLKVKQGMPAPCGGGR from the coding sequence GTGGAGCGGCTCAGGGCGATCCTGCAGCGCATTGACGGACGCGGCTACAAGGCGTACAAGGATCTGGAAGGCACCTACCGCGGCGACGGGTTCACCTTGTTCATCGATCACGTCCAGGGTGACCCCTTCGCCCCGCCGTCGCGGATCCGCGTGCGCATTCCGCTGGCGCGTACGGGCATTGCCCGCGAAACCTTCGCCACGCCGTGGCGGAAGACGGCACTGGAGGATTTTCTGGCGCGCAGCGTGTACCGGGCCATCGGGCGCCTTTCCCAACGGCGGGGAACGGGCAAGAGCGGTCTGGTTGCCATTGACGCCCCGGGACAGGAGGTGCTCCCGCGCACGGCGGTCGTGGTGACGGAAGAGGCGGTGGAGCTGCGCCTCTCGGTGGGGCTGCCGGCTCGTGGGCGCACGGTGCTGGGGCGCGAGGCGCTGGCGATGTTTGCCGAGGACATTCCCGCCCTCGTGCGGCGTGGCGTGCTGGAGCGGGACGAGGAGGCGCTGCGCCGCCACCTGGAGCTTTCGGACCAGCAGGAAGCCATTCGCCGGTTTTTGCGCGAACACGGCTATGTGGCCTTCGTCGCCGACGGCGCCATCCTTCCGCGGGAAAGCGGCGTGAGCGACAAGCCGATGAGGGGGCCGGGAGTGATTCCCTTTGTGTCCCCGCCCTCCCTCGCCGTCGAGATTCCCGTGCCCCATCGGGACAAGCCCCTGCGCGGCATGGCCATTCCCCGCGGGGTGACGCTGATCGTCGGGGGCGGCTACCACGGCAAGAGCACGCTGCTCAAGGCCCTCGAGCGCGGGGTGTACAACCACATCCCCGGCGACGGGCGGGAGTACGTCATCACCGACGAGACGGCGGTGAAGATCCGGGCTGAGGACGGGCGGAGCGTGATCGGCGTCAACCTGTCGCCGTTCATCCACAACCTGCCCTTTGGCAAGGACACGACGAACTTTTGCACCGAGGACGCCTCGGGCAGCACGTCCCAGGCCGCCAACATCCTGGAGGCCCTGGAGGCGGGCTCGCGCGTGCTCCTCATCGACGAGGACACCAGCGCGACGAACTTCATGATCCGCGACGCGCGCATGCAGGCGCTGGTGGCGAAAGAGAAGGAGCCGATCACCCCCTTTGTCGACACCGTTCGCCCGCTGTTCGAAACGTGCGGGGTGTCGACGATTTTGGTCGTCGGCGGATCGGGGGACTATTTCGACGTTGCCGACACGGTGATCCGGATGGACGCGTACACCGCCCACGACGCGACGGAGGAGGCCAAACGTATTGCCCGGGAAATGCGCACCGCCCGCCGCCCGGAAGGCGGGGAACGCTTCGGACCGCTTACGCCGCGCATCGTGCTGCCGACATCCTTCGACGCCCATCGCGGGAAGAAGGAAAAGGTGGAAGCGAAGGGGCTGCACTCGATTCTCTATGGCACGGCCACGATTGACCTGAGCGCCGTCGAGCAGCTTGTCGACACGAGTCAGACCCGCGCCATCGCCTATATCCTGCGCTGGATGGACAAAGTCGGCGCCGACGGAAAGAAGACCCTGGCCGAGCTCCTCGACGAGGTGTTTGCCCTCATCGCCGAAAAGGGGCTGGACGCCATCTCCCCGTTCTTTGGCCAGCACCCTGGCGACCTGGCCCTGCCGCGGCGCTTCGAGGTGGCCGCAGCGGTGAACCGCTTGCGCACGCTGAAGGTGAAACAGGGGATGCCTGCCCCCTGCGGCGGGGGACGATAA
- the rnhA gene encoding ribonuclease HI produces MKEVTIYTDGACSGNPGPGGWAAILLYKGQRKELWGSSAHTTNQRMELTAAVEALRALKEPCRVTLYSDSAYLVNCFRQRWFERWQQNGWKNSKGEPVENRDLWEALLALTRQHDVTFVKVKGHADDPLNNRCDALAVAAIPRKR; encoded by the coding sequence ATGAAAGAGGTCACCATCTACACCGACGGGGCCTGCTCCGGCAACCCCGGTCCGGGGGGCTGGGCGGCCATTCTGCTGTATAAGGGACAGCGGAAGGAGCTGTGGGGCTCGAGCGCCCACACCACCAACCAGCGCATGGAGCTGACGGCGGCCGTCGAGGCCCTGCGGGCGCTCAAGGAACCGTGCCGCGTGACGCTGTACAGCGACAGCGCCTACCTCGTCAACTGTTTTCGGCAGCGCTGGTTTGAGCGCTGGCAGCAAAACGGGTGGAAGAACAGCAAGGGCGAGCCGGTGGAGAACCGCGACCTGTGGGAGGCCCTGCTTGCGCTTACGCGGCAGCACGACGTCACCTTTGTCAAGGTGAAGGGCCATGCTGACGACCCGCTCAACAACCGCTGCGATGCGCTGGCGGTGGCGGCCATTCCGCGCAAGCGGTAA
- the queG gene encoding tRNA epoxyqueuosine(34) reductase QueG has translation MDWQRLKADVIAYAKAIGIDKIGFAAADPFVELKARLIEHRRKGYESGFEEPDLDKRTDPSRSLPDARSLIAVAMAYPSRMDSPPKSAPGAYRGILCRAAWGEDYHVVLRERLERLAAFLRSRVPDARCVVMVDTGPLVDRAVAERAGLGWVGKNTALITPEFGSWVYLGELVTNLPFPPDTPVTEQCGDCTACLDACPTGALVGPGQLNSQACLAYLTQVKTPIPEPFRDKLGNRLYGCDTCQVVCPHNRKKHADHHPEFRPDPEVAKPLLKPLLFMGKKAFQQRFGRSSAAWRGKKPLQRNAILALAHFRDASAIPDLLTLAERDEWPVIRGAAAWALGKIGAAVDEKTRAGLQEALASLAAREPDEEVRRELRRALDRLTKAAATVMGRSANRDAAKNGAPRGTDLFEERTERRNRP, from the coding sequence ATGGATTGGCAGCGGCTGAAAGCGGACGTGATCGCCTACGCCAAGGCCATCGGCATCGACAAGATCGGCTTTGCGGCAGCCGACCCCTTTGTCGAGCTGAAAGCGCGCCTGATCGAACACCGGCGCAAGGGCTACGAGTCGGGCTTTGAGGAGCCCGACCTCGACAAACGGACCGATCCGTCGCGGTCGCTGCCGGACGCCCGCTCCCTCATCGCCGTGGCCATGGCCTACCCGTCGCGGATGGACAGCCCGCCGAAGTCGGCGCCGGGGGCCTACCGCGGCATCCTGTGCCGGGCGGCGTGGGGGGAAGACTACCACGTCGTGCTCCGCGAGCGGCTGGAGCGGCTGGCCGCCTTTCTCCGTTCCCGCGTGCCCGACGCGCGGTGTGTCGTGATGGTGGACACGGGGCCCCTGGTCGACCGGGCCGTCGCCGAGCGGGCGGGACTCGGCTGGGTGGGCAAGAACACGGCCCTCATCACGCCGGAGTTCGGCTCGTGGGTGTACCTCGGCGAATTGGTGACGAACCTGCCTTTCCCGCCCGATACGCCCGTCACCGAACAGTGCGGCGACTGCACCGCCTGCCTCGACGCCTGCCCGACCGGCGCCCTGGTGGGTCCCGGCCAGCTCAACAGCCAGGCGTGCCTGGCTTACCTCACCCAAGTGAAAACGCCCATTCCCGAGCCCTTCCGCGACAAGCTGGGCAATCGGCTGTACGGCTGCGACACCTGTCAGGTGGTGTGCCCGCACAACCGCAAGAAGCACGCCGACCATCATCCTGAATTCCGCCCCGATCCGGAGGTGGCCAAGCCCCTCTTGAAGCCGCTCCTCTTCATGGGCAAGAAGGCGTTCCAACAGCGCTTCGGCCGCAGTTCGGCGGCCTGGCGGGGGAAGAAGCCCCTCCAGCGCAACGCCATCTTGGCCCTGGCCCACTTTCGCGACGCGTCGGCCATCCCGGATCTCCTCACCCTGGCGGAGCGGGACGAGTGGCCGGTGATCCGCGGCGCGGCGGCGTGGGCGCTGGGGAAGATCGGCGCGGCGGTCGATGAAAAGACGCGGGCAGGGCTGCAGGAGGCGTTGGCATCGCTTGCGGCGCGTGAGCCGGATGAGGAGGTGCGGCGCGAGCTGCGTCGCGCCCTCGATCGGCTGACGAAAGCCGCCGCTACGGTGATGGGGCGCAGCGCCAACCGTGATGCGGCGAAAAATGGCGCACCGCGGGGAACCGACTTGTTCGAGGAGCGTACGGAAAGGAGGAACCGGCCATGA
- a CDS encoding methylated-DNA--[protein]-cysteine S-methyltransferase: protein MSVKVSAVQGESPLGPIAVLATAEGVCWVDFDNLAAAKAAFARYAARWMGQPVWTEAPHPAAVATLTQLREYFDGKRQAFDVPLVLHGTAFQKRVWHELMRIPYGHVVSYQEIARRLGHPRAVRAVGQAVGRNPLAILVPCHRVVGADGSLVGYASGLERKRWLLVREGAWPLDVSARA from the coding sequence ATGAGCGTCAAGGTGTCTGCCGTGCAGGGGGAAAGCCCGCTTGGCCCCATCGCCGTGCTGGCAACGGCCGAGGGGGTGTGTTGGGTCGACTTTGACAACCTTGCGGCGGCGAAGGCGGCCTTTGCCCGCTATGCCGCGCGATGGATGGGCCAACCGGTATGGACGGAGGCGCCGCATCCTGCCGCGGTCGCCACCCTCACCCAGTTGCGTGAATATTTCGATGGAAAGCGGCAGGCGTTTGACGTGCCTCTCGTGCTGCACGGGACCGCCTTTCAAAAGCGGGTGTGGCACGAGTTGATGCGCATTCCGTACGGGCATGTCGTATCCTATCAAGAGATCGCCCGGCGCCTCGGTCACCCGCGGGCGGTGCGGGCGGTCGGCCAGGCGGTGGGCCGCAACCCGCTTGCCATCCTTGTGCCCTGCCACCGCGTGGTGGGGGCCGACGGTTCCCTGGTCGGCTATGCGTCGGGACTGGAGCGCAAGCGGTGGCTCCTTGTGCGGGAAGGGGCATGGCCGCTCGACGTGTCGGCGCGGGCTTGA
- a CDS encoding Hsp20/alpha crystallin family protein produces the protein MALLPYEPFRQIDDWRRGLVRLFDEGFWKEMFAPVGPRVDVYETPEDVVVQCEIPGLVKQDDVSITVDNNQLTIAGVIKRQTETTDDRNLYRQERFYGRFSRTLTLPAPVQEENVRATYKNGILEIRLPKAKSDRGRRIPIEFQ, from the coding sequence ATGGCGCTGTTGCCGTACGAGCCGTTCCGCCAGATCGACGACTGGCGGCGCGGACTTGTCCGCCTGTTCGACGAGGGCTTTTGGAAGGAGATGTTTGCTCCCGTCGGACCGCGCGTCGACGTCTACGAGACGCCGGAGGACGTGGTGGTCCAATGCGAAATCCCCGGCCTGGTAAAACAGGACGACGTCTCCATCACGGTGGACAACAACCAGCTGACCATCGCCGGGGTGATCAAGCGCCAGACCGAAACCACCGACGACCGCAACCTGTACCGACAAGAGCGGTTTTACGGCCGCTTCAGCCGTACCCTTACCCTGCCGGCGCCGGTGCAGGAGGAAAACGTCCGCGCCACGTATAAAAACGGGATTTTGGAGATTCGCCTGCCGAAAGCCAAATCCGACCGCGGCCGGCGGATTCCGATTGAGTTTCAATAA
- a CDS encoding amidase domain-containing protein has translation MKRWTEAWNAYVRARAAAWRTGAFDGLEPLYADPAPWRREQERWERIAAQRRERGLVPVTGGEWPVRMRVEHEGGETVAVTARLFRRLVWRAGWREWVEEGIEERTVHLVRVGKRWAVVGDEVLGVEGRGGTRNRSGHRQPAAGFVLAVDERARNTTLAVPVRQNAPAYDREAAVAYAERWWNGYNPRFRRFADDCTNFLSQCLLAGGAPMRDTGNRATGWWYRWTGAHLWSYSWAVANSLRWYLPIGHRGLRGIPVENPRELLPGDVICYDFEGDGRWNHTTLVVAKDGQGMPLVNAHTTNSRRRYWDYRDSYAWTPQCRYAFFRISV, from the coding sequence ATGAAGCGGTGGACAGAAGCGTGGAACGCCTACGTGCGGGCGCGCGCGGCGGCGTGGCGCACGGGAGCGTTTGATGGGCTCGAGCCGCTGTACGCGGATCCGGCCCCGTGGCGACGCGAGCAGGAGCGGTGGGAGCGGATTGCCGCCCAGCGACGGGAGCGGGGGTTGGTGCCGGTTACCGGCGGGGAATGGCCGGTGCGGATGCGCGTGGAGCACGAAGGCGGGGAGACGGTGGCGGTGACCGCGCGGCTGTTTCGCCGGCTCGTGTGGCGGGCCGGATGGCGCGAATGGGTCGAGGAGGGCATCGAGGAGCGGACGGTGCATCTGGTCCGCGTGGGCAAGCGATGGGCCGTGGTGGGCGATGAGGTGCTCGGTGTGGAGGGACGGGGAGGGACGCGGAACCGATCGGGGCATCGCCAACCGGCGGCGGGATTCGTACTGGCGGTGGACGAGAGGGCCAGGAACACCACTCTTGCGGTGCCGGTGCGCCAGAACGCGCCCGCGTACGACCGCGAAGCGGCCGTGGCCTATGCCGAGCGATGGTGGAACGGCTACAACCCGCGCTTTCGCCGCTTTGCCGATGACTGCACCAATTTCCTCTCCCAGTGCCTTCTCGCCGGCGGCGCGCCGATGCGCGACACGGGAAACCGCGCCACCGGCTGGTGGTACCGCTGGACCGGCGCCCACCTGTGGAGCTACAGCTGGGCTGTGGCCAACAGCCTGCGCTGGTATTTGCCCATCGGCCACCGCGGCCTGCGCGGCATTCCCGTGGAGAATCCGCGGGAGCTTTTGCCGGGCGACGTCATCTGTTACGACTTCGAGGGCGACGGCCGCTGGAACCACACGACGCTTGTCGTGGCCAAGGACGGGCAGGGGATGCCCCTTGTCAACGCCCACACGACGAACAGCCGCCGTCGCTATTGGGATTACCGCGATTCCTACGCTTGGACGCCCCAATGCCGATATGCCTTCTTTCGCATTTCCGTTTGA
- a CDS encoding RNA polymerase sigma factor — MERGGEENICEDQLIQAILNGDREKYALLINRYRDELYRLVYAILRHPEDAEDVLQEAFVQIFLSLSRYEGRGLKTWMARIAVNKALDYKRKRSRGKEEQLAAEGRDDFGEGREPVRDAVGENVATREQASLVRKRVEELPAAYRDVIKAYYFQEKSYKEIAEETGLAVKSVEARLYRAKQWIRRHWKEEEFW, encoded by the coding sequence GTGGAGAGAGGGGGGGAGGAGAACATTTGCGAGGACCAGCTCATCCAAGCAATCCTCAACGGCGACCGGGAGAAGTACGCCCTGTTGATCAACCGGTACCGAGATGAACTGTACCGACTCGTGTATGCCATCCTCCGCCATCCCGAGGATGCGGAAGATGTGCTGCAGGAAGCGTTTGTCCAAATTTTCCTCTCCCTTTCCCGTTACGAGGGCAGGGGGCTGAAAACATGGATGGCTCGCATCGCCGTAAACAAAGCGCTGGATTACAAGCGAAAACGATCACGAGGGAAGGAAGAGCAGCTCGCGGCGGAAGGTCGTGACGATTTCGGGGAAGGGAGAGAGCCCGTCCGGGATGCCGTGGGAGAAAACGTGGCCACGCGGGAACAGGCCTCTCTGGTCCGCAAACGGGTCGAGGAACTCCCCGCGGCGTACCGGGATGTGATCAAGGCGTACTACTTCCAGGAGAAATCCTACAAGGAAATCGCCGAGGAGACGGGACTGGCCGTCAAGAGCGTGGAAGCCCGTTTGTACAGGGCGAAACAGTGGATACGCCGGCATTGGAAGGAGGAAGAGTTTTGGTAA
- the trmL gene encoding tRNA (uridine(34)/cytosine(34)/5-carboxymethylaminomethyluridine(34)-2'-O)-methyltransferase TrmL, with product MPFHIVLVEPEIPYNTGNIARTCAVTGATLHLVKPLGFSLDDRYLRRAGLDYWSEVDVRVHESLADLQAQYPNGRFFYTTTRTRRWYTDVRYQPGDFLVFGKETAGLPQELLDAHPEWCIRIPMRPTLRSLNLSNAAAVVLYEALRQTGFPGLV from the coding sequence ATGCCGTTTCACATCGTGCTTGTCGAACCGGAAATCCCGTACAACACCGGCAACATTGCCCGCACGTGTGCGGTGACCGGCGCCACGCTGCACCTCGTCAAGCCGCTCGGGTTCTCCCTCGACGACCGGTACCTCCGGCGCGCGGGGCTGGATTACTGGTCGGAAGTGGACGTGCGCGTGCACGAATCGTTGGCCGATCTGCAGGCCCAGTATCCGAACGGGCGCTTTTTCTACACCACAACCCGCACCCGGCGCTGGTATACCGATGTGCGGTACCAACCCGGCGATTTTCTGGTCTTCGGGAAAGAGACGGCCGGGCTGCCGCAGGAACTCCTGGATGCCCATCCGGAGTGGTGCATCCGCATTCCGATGCGCCCCACCTTGCGCTCCCTCAACCTGTCCAATGCGGCGGCCGTCGTCTTGTATGAGGCCCTGCGGCAGACGGGCTTTCCCGGGCTGGTGTGA